A single region of the Rhinoraja longicauda isolate Sanriku21f chromosome 12, sRhiLon1.1, whole genome shotgun sequence genome encodes:
- the dleu7 gene encoding leukemia-associated protein 7 — MQRPSSLQTCVVHQQSALAMLRQYLVDQPASGQASSATPGSASLPAFNSQQSTPSSATSSRRRTILQVARESKLNRLIGLTSGLINLEQNSVHQIQDAHFQVESKLSMDLRNTCGRMATREDCLRLDGDLKAIEECLRSLTNQLLLSLSGDNSGSQLEATDLLKKLIQKYLNI; from the exons ATGCAGAGACCCAGCTCTCTGCAAACGTGCGTTGTGCACCAGCAGTCGGCTCTGGCCATGCTGCGCCAATACCTTGTGGACCAGCCGGCCAGCGGCCAAGCATCGTCCGCCACACCAGGGAGTGCGAGTCTACCCGCGTTTAACTCCCAGCAATCAACCCCCTCCTCGGCTACTTCCAGCAGACGAAGAACAATCTTGCAGGTAGCCCGAGAGAGTAAATTGAACCGTTTAATAGGGTTAACGTCGGGTTTAATAAACCTGGAGCAAAATTCCGTACATCAGATACAAGACGCACACTTCCAAGTGGAGTCTAAG CTCAGCATGGATCTCCGAAATACCTGCGGTCGCATGGCAACCAGGGAAGATTGCCTGCGATTAGATGGAGATTTGAAAGCGATCGAGGAGTGTCTGCGAAGCCTTACTAATCAGTTGTTGCTTTCATTATCCGGCGACAATTCAGGATCACAGCTGGAAGCTACTGACCTGCTGAAAAAACTCATTCAGAAATACCTGAATATCTGA